Proteins from a genomic interval of Gossypium hirsutum isolate 1008001.06 chromosome A09, Gossypium_hirsutum_v2.1, whole genome shotgun sequence:
- the LOC107935207 gene encoding inositol-tetrakisphosphate 1-kinase 1 — MAGEKRRFAIGYALLPKKENSFIRESLVNLAKSRGVDLVKIDRERSLVDQGPFDCVLHKLYGEDWKIQLADFRSRNPNAVIVDSPDAIERLHNRISMLQVVSELKIENQSETFGIPKQIVIYDQETLFDNQAWELLKFPVIAKPLVADGSAKSHKMTLVFNRDGLNKLKPPIVLQEFVNHGGVIFKVYVAGEYVQCVKRKSLPDVSEEKLKSLEGSLRFSQVSNLPTHEKSDDTYYKMMNLEDTELPPQIFMTDIAKGLRKAMKLNLFNFDVIRDTRFGNRYLIIDINYFPGYAKMPGYETVLTDFFCDIMILKEREKGLLEECSQKKMAGTDGRQLLNCEEEVRKTVTNSGCSDQKIVGKFDEKGVA, encoded by the coding sequence ATGGCGGGAGAGAAGAGGAGATTCGCGATTGGTTACGCGCTTTTGCCGAAGAAAGAGAACAGTTTCATTCGAGAATCTTTGGTGAACCTGGCGAAATCACGAGGAGTGGATCTGGTTAAGATCGATAGGGAGCGTTCTTTGGTCGATCAAGGGCCGTTCGATTGCGTACTCCACAAGTTGTACGGTGAGGATTGGAAGATCCAACTCGCGGATTTCCGTTCTCGAAACCCTAATGCCGTAATCGTCGATTCTCCCGACGCGATTGAGCGGCTCCACAACAGGATTTCGATGCTGCAGGTGGTGTCCGAACTGAAGATCGAGAATCAAAGCGAAACATTTGGGATCCCTAAACAGATTGTGATTTACGACCAAGAAACCCTATTTGATAACCAAGCGTGGGAGTTGCTTAAGTTTCCAGTGATTGCGAAGCCCTTGGTGGCTGATGGAAGCGCCAAATCTCACAAAATGACTCTAGTTTTTAACCGCGACGGGTTGAACAAGCTCAAGCCCCCTATTGTATTGCAGGAGTTTGTTAACCATGGAGGGGTTATATTCAAGGTTTACGTGGCTGGGGAATATGTGCAATGTGTTAAAAGGAAGTCATTACCGGATGTTTCGGAAGAAAAATTGAAGAGCTTGGAAGGTTCTCTACGGTTTTCTCAAGTTTCCAATTTGCCCACTCACGAGAAAAGCGATGATACGTATTATAAGATGATGAATTTGGAGGATACTGAATTGCCACCACAGATTTTCATGACAGATATTGCAAAGGGTTTGAGGAAGGCGATGAAATTGAATTTGTTTAACTTTGATGTGATAAGAGATACCCGGTTCGGAAACCGTTATCTTATCATTGACATTAACTATTTTCCGGGCTATGCAAAAATGCCAGGGTATGAAACAGTTTTAACTGATTTCTTTTGCGATATAATGATTCTGAAAGAAAGGGAAAAGGGTTTGCTTGAAGAATGTAGCCAGAAGAAAATGGCAGGCACTGATGGAAGGCAGCTTCTTAACTGCGAGGAAGAAGTGAGGAAAACTGTGACCAATTCCGGCTGTAGCGACCAAAAAATTGTAGGGAAATTTGATGAGAAAGGTGTAGCTTGA
- the LOC107935202 gene encoding plastid lipid-associated protein 3, chloroplastic isoform X1, whose protein sequence is MALLLTAQPSALLRSKSLKVKSFFSQSPKPTSLSFPFSSKPHKPLSFSSFISLSSSRSDPTPESDSDPETPTQINITDEWGERSELGSEPEPTKLPDSDPPRNEDEWEEEYVEKGNGTPAAAQGAAEPATADVAEGFDDRVADLKRCLVDSVYGTELGFRAGQELRAEILELVNQLEAVNPTRAPIEATQLLDGNWILLYTAFSELLPLLAAGATPLLKVKSISQSIDTASQSIVNSTTLSGPFADLSFSASATFEVRSPSRIQVEFKEGIVQPPEIKPSVDLPADIDVFGQRISLSPVQQSLGPLQDLVANISRTISGQPPLKIPIPGKRSSSWLLITYLDEDLRISKGDGGLFVLARQGSPLLEQ, encoded by the exons ATGGCGCTTCTCCTCACCGCTCAACCTTCTGCTCTCCTCCGATCCAAATCTCTCAAAGTCAAGTCTTTCTTCTCTCAATCCCCTAAGCCTACTTCTCTCTCCTTCCCCTTTTCAAGTAAACCCCACAAACCCCTCAGTTTCTCTTCTTTCATTTCCCTTTCCAGCTCACGATCCGACCCTACGCCCGAATCCGATTCCGACCCAGAAACCCCCACCCAGATTAACATAACCGATGAATGGGGTGAAAGATCGGAGCTTGGGTCGGAACCCGAACCTACCAAGCTTCCCGATTCTGATCCTCCGAGGAACGAGGACGAGTGGGAGGAAGAGTATGTTGAGAAAGGTAACGGTACCCCCGCCGCTGCCCAAGGAGCTGCTGAGCCAGCGACTGCGGATGTGGCGGAGGGTTTTGATGATAGAGTTGCGGATTTGAAGAGGTGTTTGGTGGATTCGGTTTACGGGACGGAGTTGGGGTTTCGAGCGGGGCAGGAGTTAAGGGCTGAGATTTTGGAGTTAGTCAATCAGTTGGAAGCTGTTAACCCGACCCGAGCTCCGATTGAGGCCACTCAGCTTCTTGATGGCAACTGGATTTTGCT GTATACGGCATTTTCAGAACTGTTGCCACTACTGGCAGCTGGTGCAACCCCCTTACTGAAAGTTAAAAGCATAAGCCAATCAATTGATACAGCGAGTCAGTCTATTGTGAACTCCACCACATTGTCTGGCCCTTTTGCTGATCTCTCCTTTAGTGCATCAGCTACCTTCGAAGTTAGATCTCCTTCAAGAATACAG GTTGAATTTAAGGAAGGGATAGTGCAACCTCCAGAAATAAAACCAAGTGTTGATCTTCCTGCAGATATAGATGTCTTTGGTCAAAGAATTAGTTTGTCGCCTGTGCAGCAATCTCTTGGCCCCCTGCAGGATTTAGTCGCAAATATTTCAAGAACCATTTCGGGTCAGCCACCTCTTAAGATTCCCATTCCTGGTAAACGATCAAGTTCCTGGCTTCTGATTACGTATCTTGATGAAGATCTTCGGATATCTAAAGGAGATGGTGGTCTTTTTGTGCTTGCTAGACAGGGGAGTCCTCTTCTGGAGCAGTAG
- the LOC107935202 gene encoding probable plastid-lipid-associated protein 3, chloroplastic isoform X2: protein MALLLTAQPSALLRSKSLKVKSFFSQSPKPTSLSFPFSSKPHKPLSFSSFISLSSSRSDPTPESDSDPETPTQINITDEWGERSELGSEPEPTKLPDSDPPRNEDEWEEEYVEKGNGTPAAAQGAAEPATADVAEGFDDRVADLKRCLVDSVYGTELGFRAGQELRAEILELVNQLEAVNPTRAPIEATQLLDGNWILLYTAFSELLPLLAAGATPLLKVKSISQSIDTASQSIVNSTTLSGPFADLSFSASATFEVRSPSRIQVEFKEGIVQPPEIKPSVDLPADIDVFGQRISLSPVQQSLGPLQDLVANISRTISGQPPLKIPIPDRGVLFWSSSHTVSMKGMYHIYCCCRPFH, encoded by the exons ATGGCGCTTCTCCTCACCGCTCAACCTTCTGCTCTCCTCCGATCCAAATCTCTCAAAGTCAAGTCTTTCTTCTCTCAATCCCCTAAGCCTACTTCTCTCTCCTTCCCCTTTTCAAGTAAACCCCACAAACCCCTCAGTTTCTCTTCTTTCATTTCCCTTTCCAGCTCACGATCCGACCCTACGCCCGAATCCGATTCCGACCCAGAAACCCCCACCCAGATTAACATAACCGATGAATGGGGTGAAAGATCGGAGCTTGGGTCGGAACCCGAACCTACCAAGCTTCCCGATTCTGATCCTCCGAGGAACGAGGACGAGTGGGAGGAAGAGTATGTTGAGAAAGGTAACGGTACCCCCGCCGCTGCCCAAGGAGCTGCTGAGCCAGCGACTGCGGATGTGGCGGAGGGTTTTGATGATAGAGTTGCGGATTTGAAGAGGTGTTTGGTGGATTCGGTTTACGGGACGGAGTTGGGGTTTCGAGCGGGGCAGGAGTTAAGGGCTGAGATTTTGGAGTTAGTCAATCAGTTGGAAGCTGTTAACCCGACCCGAGCTCCGATTGAGGCCACTCAGCTTCTTGATGGCAACTGGATTTTGCT GTATACGGCATTTTCAGAACTGTTGCCACTACTGGCAGCTGGTGCAACCCCCTTACTGAAAGTTAAAAGCATAAGCCAATCAATTGATACAGCGAGTCAGTCTATTGTGAACTCCACCACATTGTCTGGCCCTTTTGCTGATCTCTCCTTTAGTGCATCAGCTACCTTCGAAGTTAGATCTCCTTCAAGAATACAG GTTGAATTTAAGGAAGGGATAGTGCAACCTCCAGAAATAAAACCAAGTGTTGATCTTCCTGCAGATATAGATGTCTTTGGTCAAAGAATTAGTTTGTCGCCTGTGCAGCAATCTCTTGGCCCCCTGCAGGATTTAGTCGCAAATATTTCAAGAACCATTTCGGGTCAGCCACCTCTTAAGATTCCCATTCCTG ACAGGGGAGTCCTCTTCTGGAGCAGTAGCCATACAGTATCTATGAAGGGGATGTACCATATATATTGTTGTTGTCGTCCTTTCCACTGA
- the LOC107935184 gene encoding syntaxin-22, whose product MSFQDLEAGRSFPSRQQNLINGKQDATQAVASGIFQINTALSTFQRLVNTLGTPKDSPDLREKLHKTRLHIGQLVKDTSTKVKQASETDHRDEVSASKKIIDAKLAKDFQAVLKEFQKAQRLAAERETAYTPFVPQAVLPSSNGTSEIDLASDKGAEQQALLVESRRQEVVLLDNEITFNEAIIEERELGIQEIQQKIGEVNEIFKDLAVLVHEQGALIDDIGTHIENSQVATVQAKSHLVKATKIQRSSSSLACLLLVIFGIVLLIVIVVLAA is encoded by the exons ATGAGCTTTCAGGATCTGGAAGCTGGACGGTCATTTCCTTCGAGGCAGCAAAACCTCATCAATGGCAAGCAAGACGCCACGCAAGCTGTGGCTTCTGGTATTTTCCAGATCAATACCGCTCTCTCCACCTTCCAACGACTCGTCAACACCCTTGGTACCCCTAAGGACTCGCCCGACCTCCGTGAAAAACT GCACAAAACGAGGCTGCATATTGGACAATTAGTGAAGGACACTTCCACCAAAGTTAAACAAGCTAGTGAAACAGATCACCGTGATGAAGTTAGC GCAAGCAAGAAGATAATAGATGCTAAACTTGCCAAGGATTTTCAAGCAGTTTTGAAAGAGTTTCAGAAGGCTCAACGGCTTGCAGCCGAAAGAGAAACGGCATACACTCCTTTTGTTCCCCAGGCAGTTCTTCCTTCAAG CAACGGGACCAGTGAGATAGACTTAGCTTCAGATAAAGGTGCTGAACAGCAAGCCCTTCTTGTGGAATCAAGAAG ACAGGAGGTTGTGCTGTTGGATAATGAGATTACATTTAATGAGGCTATTATTGAAGAAAGAGAACTAGGAATACAAGAAATTCAGCAGAAAATTGGTGAGGTCAACGAGATATTCAAAGATCTTGCAGTGCTAGTTCATGAACAAGGAGCTCTAATTG ATGACATCGGAACACATATCGAAAATTCACAGGTTGCCACTGTACAAGCAAAATCCCATCTTGTAAAAGCTACAAAGATCCAGAGATCAAGTTCTTCTCTG GCCTGCTTGCTCCTGGTGATATTCGGAATTGTGCTTCTCATCGTGATTGTAGTACTTGCAGCCTGA